In Saccharothrix syringae, the following are encoded in one genomic region:
- a CDS encoding maleylpyruvate isomerase N-terminal domain-containing protein, with protein MSRGLVAYDRLIDVVELEAERLADAARGQRPERQVPACPGLNLGETARHVGSTYRMVSTWLREGSQPLVWQQDPEEGQSLPEYVRGGVRDLVRALRVHEPDDPCETWWPAERNHHFWARRLAHESTVHRMDVQAAAGLPIDPVDDDVAEDGIDEVLSLWLGHRLDVMGVRGTRPGSVAIDAGNRVWVAVAGPEPATARLVAPAEATADGRVAGTPMQLYRWLWGRIPDRDLPPTTGDHDAIAQLWALLRLATK; from the coding sequence GTGAGCAGGGGACTGGTCGCCTACGACCGCCTGATCGACGTCGTGGAACTGGAAGCCGAACGCCTGGCCGACGCCGCGCGGGGGCAGCGCCCCGAGCGGCAGGTGCCCGCCTGCCCGGGGCTCAACCTCGGGGAGACGGCGCGGCACGTGGGCAGCACGTACCGGATGGTGTCGACCTGGCTGAGGGAAGGCAGCCAACCCCTGGTGTGGCAGCAGGACCCCGAGGAGGGCCAGTCGCTGCCGGAGTACGTGCGCGGCGGGGTGCGGGACCTCGTGCGCGCCCTGCGGGTGCACGAGCCCGACGACCCGTGCGAGACCTGGTGGCCCGCCGAGCGCAACCACCACTTCTGGGCGCGCCGCCTGGCGCACGAGTCGACCGTGCACCGGATGGACGTGCAGGCGGCGGCCGGGCTGCCGATCGACCCGGTGGACGACGACGTGGCCGAGGACGGCATCGACGAGGTGCTGTCGCTGTGGCTGGGGCACCGCCTGGACGTCATGGGCGTGCGCGGCACCCGGCCGGGTTCGGTCGCGATCGACGCGGGGAACCGGGTGTGGGTCGCGGTGGCCGGCCCGGAACCCGCCACCGCCCGGCTGGTCGCACCGGCCGAGGCCACCGCGGACGGCCGGGTGGCCGGCACCCCGATGCAGCTCTACCGCTGGCTGTGGGGCCGCATCCCGGACCGGGACCTGCCGCCCACCACCGGTGACCACGACGCCATCGCCCAGCTGTGGGCGCTGCTGCGGCTGGCCACCAAGTAG
- a CDS encoding alkaline phosphatase D family protein — MAELVLGPVLRHVDPTSATVWVETDTACEVTVAGHRARTFQVGEQHFALVVVEGLEPGTTTPYDVRLDGEVVWPRPGSAFPAPRIRTTPVRRLLFGSCRAAKEVGDPRKPDKLGVDALDSYALRMKDEPAERWPDALVLLGDQVYADEPTQRITKWLAERRPEPAGEVVSFREYAELYHESWADPEIRWLMSVVPTSMIFDDHDVRDDWNTSRVWREQMARKPWWPERIRAGLASYWVYQHLGNLSPQDLARDPLYEKVRAAGGDVQPLLEDFAEQADQEVDGGKSTRWSYLRDFGRVRLLVIDTRSGRILSGPERLMVGDGEFRWIEENAVGDFDHLLIGSSLPWLMPHGLSHFQSLNERMAGLPGWRGRVGEKVRQVADLEHWPAFRASFERLARLIERVARDERGPGTVCVLSGDVHHSYAARASFPSRPEAKVYQLVCSPVHNDPPWVFRPAFRLSWSRPIARLLRRWADRRGISPDPVGWHKLSGPHFGNSVGVLEFEGREMRFRLETATADGLREVTSTPL; from the coding sequence ATGGCGGAGCTGGTGCTAGGTCCGGTGCTCAGGCACGTCGACCCGACGTCGGCCACGGTGTGGGTCGAGACGGACACGGCCTGTGAGGTGACCGTCGCGGGACACCGCGCGCGGACGTTCCAGGTGGGCGAGCAGCACTTCGCCCTGGTGGTCGTCGAGGGCCTGGAGCCCGGCACGACCACGCCGTACGACGTGCGGCTGGACGGCGAGGTGGTGTGGCCGCGACCGGGTTCGGCGTTCCCGGCGCCGCGCATCCGCACCACACCCGTGCGGCGGCTGCTGTTCGGGTCGTGCCGCGCGGCCAAGGAGGTCGGCGACCCGCGCAAGCCCGACAAGCTCGGCGTGGACGCGCTGGACTCCTACGCGTTGCGGATGAAGGACGAACCGGCCGAGCGGTGGCCGGACGCGCTGGTGCTGCTGGGCGACCAGGTCTACGCCGACGAGCCCACGCAGCGGATCACGAAGTGGCTGGCGGAGCGCCGGCCGGAGCCCGCGGGCGAGGTCGTGTCGTTCCGGGAGTACGCCGAGCTGTACCACGAGTCGTGGGCCGACCCGGAGATCCGCTGGCTGATGTCGGTGGTGCCGACGTCGATGATCTTCGACGACCACGACGTCCGCGACGACTGGAACACCTCGCGGGTGTGGCGCGAGCAGATGGCGCGCAAGCCGTGGTGGCCCGAGCGGATCCGGGCGGGCCTCGCGTCGTACTGGGTGTACCAGCACCTGGGCAACCTGAGCCCGCAGGACCTGGCGCGCGACCCGCTCTACGAGAAGGTCCGGGCGGCGGGCGGCGACGTGCAGCCGCTGCTGGAGGACTTCGCCGAGCAGGCCGACCAGGAGGTCGACGGCGGCAAGTCGACGCGGTGGAGCTACCTGCGCGACTTCGGCCGCGTCCGGCTGCTGGTGATCGACACGCGCAGCGGACGCATCCTGTCCGGCCCGGAGCGGCTGATGGTCGGCGACGGCGAGTTCCGGTGGATCGAGGAGAACGCGGTCGGCGACTTCGACCACCTGCTGATCGGCTCGTCGCTGCCGTGGCTGATGCCGCACGGGCTGAGCCACTTCCAGTCGCTCAACGAGCGGATGGCGGGCCTGCCCGGGTGGCGCGGCCGGGTGGGCGAGAAGGTGCGGCAGGTGGCGGACCTGGAGCACTGGCCCGCGTTCCGGGCGTCGTTCGAGCGGTTGGCCCGGCTGATCGAGCGGGTCGCGCGGGACGAGCGGGGACCGGGCACGGTGTGCGTGCTGTCCGGGGACGTGCACCACAGCTACGCGGCGCGGGCGTCGTTCCCCTCCAGACCGGAGGCGAAGGTCTACCAACTGGTGTGCTCGCCGGTGCACAACGACCCGCCGTGGGTGTTCCGGCCGGCGTTCCGGCTGTCCTGGTCGCGGCCGATCGCGCGGCTGCTGCGGCGCTGGGCGGACCGGCGGGGCATCTCGCCGGACCCGGTGGGGTGGCACAAGCTCAGCGGGCCGCACTTCGGCAACTCGGTGGGGGTGCTGGAGTTCGAGGGCCGCGAGATGCGCTTCCGCCTGGAGACCGCGACCGCCGACGGGCTGCGCGAGGTCACCTCGACCCCGTTGTGA
- a CDS encoding VOC family protein yields MATRLYEVVVDANDPAALARFWSVLLGRPVVGESDDEVDVELAAGQELTFVRVADRKDGKNRLHLDLTSTSAEDQAAIVARAEELGARRVDVGQRDVPWVVLADPEGNEFCVLERRDEYARNGPVAAIVVDSLDPRAQAAFWAAATGLPVTREHADYASLWQEAGPAVEFVRVAEAKRGKNRLHLDVVPPADGDLPTEVARLEACGAVRADVGQGDVPWVVLADPEGNEFCVLTPR; encoded by the coding sequence ATGGCAACGAGGTTGTACGAGGTCGTCGTGGACGCGAACGACCCGGCGGCACTGGCCCGCTTCTGGTCGGTCCTGCTGGGCAGGCCCGTCGTCGGGGAGTCGGACGACGAGGTCGACGTCGAGCTGGCCGCGGGGCAGGAGCTGACGTTCGTGCGGGTCGCGGACCGGAAGGACGGCAAGAACCGACTGCACCTCGACCTGACCTCCACCTCGGCCGAGGACCAGGCGGCGATCGTGGCGCGCGCGGAGGAACTGGGCGCGCGCCGGGTCGACGTCGGGCAGCGCGACGTGCCGTGGGTGGTGCTGGCGGACCCGGAGGGCAACGAGTTCTGCGTGCTGGAGCGGCGCGACGAGTACGCGCGCAACGGGCCGGTGGCGGCGATCGTGGTGGACTCGCTCGACCCGCGCGCGCAGGCGGCGTTCTGGGCGGCGGCGACCGGGCTGCCGGTGACGCGCGAGCACGCCGACTACGCGTCCCTGTGGCAGGAGGCGGGTCCGGCGGTGGAGTTCGTTCGGGTGGCCGAAGCCAAGCGGGGCAAGAACCGCCTGCACCTCGACGTGGTGCCGCCCGCGGACGGCGACCTGCCGACCGAGGTGGCGCGGCTGGAGGCGTGCGGTGCGGTGCGGGCGGACGTGGGGCAGGGCGACGTGCCGTGGGTGGTGCTGGCCGACCCGGAGGGCAACGAGTTCTGCGTGTTGACGCCCCGCTGA
- a CDS encoding GntR family transcriptional regulator — translation MQYISRALFRDQALSAIREAILGGDLAPGEAIKDVELAERLGLSRTPVREALARLTDEGLVETKPHSYTRVTPLDTAAVRDAHVVVQAMHALAARLAVPRLVPADLDAMREANAAFAQALAGGDVPAALAADDAFHAVAVRRSGNFAVVATIERYTPLVRRLERLRFAGPAGRHSVAMHDEITTACAAADADLAARLVERNWATLSDLLEEN, via the coding sequence ATGCAATATATTAGTCGGGCGCTGTTCCGCGACCAGGCGTTGAGCGCGATCCGCGAGGCGATCCTGGGCGGCGACCTCGCGCCCGGCGAGGCGATCAAGGACGTGGAGCTGGCCGAGCGGCTGGGCCTGTCCCGCACGCCGGTGCGCGAGGCGCTGGCCCGGCTCACCGACGAGGGCCTGGTCGAGACCAAGCCGCACAGCTACACGCGCGTCACGCCGTTGGACACCGCGGCGGTGCGCGACGCGCACGTCGTCGTCCAGGCCATGCACGCCCTGGCCGCGCGACTGGCCGTGCCCAGGCTGGTGCCCGCGGACCTGGACGCGATGCGCGAGGCCAACGCGGCCTTCGCCCAGGCGCTGGCCGGCGGGGACGTGCCCGCCGCGCTGGCCGCCGACGACGCGTTCCACGCGGTGGCGGTGCGGCGCAGCGGGAACTTCGCCGTGGTCGCCACGATCGAGCGCTACACGCCGCTGGTGCGCCGCCTGGAGCGCCTGCGCTTCGCCGGACCGGCGGGCCGCCACTCCGTGGCCATGCACGACGAGATCACCACCGCCTGCGCGGCGGCCGACGCCGACCTGGCGGCCCGGCTGGTCGAGCGCAACTGGGCGACGCTGTCCGACCTGCTGGAGGAGAACTGA
- a CDS encoding 1-aminocyclopropane-1-carboxylate deaminase encodes MALADFPRYPLLFGPSPVHPLERLSAHLGGARVWAKREDCNSGLAYGGNKTRKLEYLVADALAQGCDTLVSIGGVQSNHTRQVAAAAARAGLACVLVQESWVDWPDAVYDRVGNILLSRLMGAEVRLVEAGFGIGVKPAWEQAVEDVRAAGGKPYAIPAGASDHPLGGLGFAGWAAEVERQEAELGVRFDTIVVCSVTGSTQAGMVAGFAGSGRRVIGIDASAEPCDTRAQVLRIARRTAELLDVEVDDSDVTLDDRFHEGIYGVPGEATLEAMRLGARLEGMITDPVYEGKSLAGLVELVSSGEVPRDSTVLYAHLGGQPALNAYSALFR; translated from the coding sequence GTGGCACTGGCCGACTTCCCCCGTTACCCGCTGCTGTTCGGCCCGTCGCCGGTGCACCCGCTGGAGCGCCTGAGCGCACACCTCGGCGGTGCGCGCGTGTGGGCCAAGCGGGAGGACTGCAACTCCGGCCTGGCCTACGGCGGCAACAAGACCCGCAAGCTGGAGTACCTGGTGGCCGACGCGCTGGCGCAGGGGTGCGACACCCTGGTCTCCATCGGCGGCGTGCAGTCCAACCACACCCGCCAGGTGGCCGCCGCGGCCGCGCGGGCGGGCCTGGCCTGCGTGCTGGTGCAGGAGAGCTGGGTGGACTGGCCGGACGCGGTGTACGACCGGGTGGGCAACATCCTGCTCAGCCGCCTGATGGGCGCCGAGGTCCGGTTGGTGGAGGCCGGTTTCGGCATCGGCGTCAAGCCCGCGTGGGAGCAGGCGGTCGAGGACGTCCGCGCGGCGGGCGGCAAGCCCTACGCCATCCCGGCGGGCGCGTCGGACCACCCCCTGGGCGGCCTGGGCTTCGCCGGCTGGGCGGCCGAGGTCGAGCGGCAGGAGGCCGAGCTGGGCGTCCGGTTCGACACGATCGTGGTGTGCTCGGTGACCGGCAGCACGCAGGCGGGCATGGTGGCGGGCTTCGCGGGCAGCGGTCGGCGCGTCATCGGCATCGACGCCTCGGCGGAACCGTGCGACACGCGCGCCCAGGTGCTCCGGATCGCGCGGCGGACGGCGGAACTGCTCGACGTCGAGGTGGACGACTCGGACGTGACGCTGGACGACCGGTTCCACGAGGGCATCTACGGCGTGCCCGGCGAGGCCACGCTGGAGGCCATGAGGCTCGGCGCGCGCCTGGAGGGCATGATCACCGACCCGGTCTACGAGGGCAAGTCGTTGGCGGGCCTGGTGGAACTGGTCTCCAGCGGCGAGGTCCCGCGCGACTCGACGGTCCTCTACGCGCACCTCGGCGGCCAGCCGGCCCTCAACGCCTACAGCGCCCTGTTCCGCTGA
- a CDS encoding ATP-dependent helicase: MVAVDVLDRFSPATRQWFAGAFAAPTEAQAGAWEAAAAGEHALVVAPTGSGKTLAAFLWALDRLASSEAPEDPQRRCRVLYVSPLKALAVDVERNLRAPLAGIRQAAHRLSLPEPGTTVGMRTGDTPADVRRAFARTPPDVLVTTPESLFLVLTSAARESLRGVETVIVDEVHAVAGTKRGAHLALSLERLDALLERPAQRIGLSATVRPVEEVGAFLAGGRPVSVVQPGTAKTIEVRVEVPVEDMSVLGEPTGEVSGSAAGAERRASIWPAVEQRVLELVRRHRSTIVFANSRRLAERLTARLNELAEEEAEGVPGLDGFADQAPGPDRFPAETPGQSGITTQRTATVARAHHGSMSREQRIAVEEELKSGRLPCVVATSSLELGIDMGAVDLVVQVEAPPTVASGLQRVGRAGHQVGAVSRGVVFPKFRGDLVSCAVVAERMRDGAIEAVRYPRNPLDVLAQHVVAMVAMEPWTVEALAGLVRRAAPFAALPESALQAVLDMLAGRYPSEEFGELRPRITWDRISGELRGRPGAQRLAVTSGGTIPDRGLFAVMTPASEDRPGSRVGELDEEMVYESRVGDTFLLGTSSWRVEDITHDRVIVVPAPGQPARMPFWKGDAPGRPLELGRALGRFLREVSAADAAEAEARTAAAGLDAWARSNLLTYLAEQREATRHVPNDRTVLVERFRDELGDWRLVVHSPFGAQVNAPWALAIAARLRERRGIEVRAAHSDDGIVVRLPDAVDADGAPVVVGAEDVLLDPDEVEQVVVAEVGGSALFAARFRECAARSLLLPRRDPRRRTPLWQQRQRAAQLLSVAAKYESFPVVLEAMRECLQDVYDVPGLRELMTDVRARRVRVVEVETPAPSPFARSLLFGYVGMFLYEEDAPLAERRAAALSLDSALLAELLGSEAIRELLDPEVVEEVERNLQRLAPDRHARDVEGAADLLRFLGDLSEAEAAERGVRPEWLAELVARRRAIRVRIAGDERVIGIEDAGRVRDALGVALPVGVPEAFTEPVADPLGDLLGRYARTHGPFPAAQAAERFGLGVAVVTAVLERMAGTGRLVRGELRPAGTQTEFCDAEVLRRLRRASLARLRAEVEPVEPAALGRFLPGWHGVGRRLRGAPTADDVYAVVEQLAGAPLPASAVESLVLPARLPGYHPALLDELTAAGEVTWTGCGSLAGGDGWVALAPTDVADLLLPDLVPEAAPDSPLHRAVVEALAGGALFFRQVVDRVSLQGPTTDPEVVGALWDLVWAGVVTNDTLAPLRALVAGGGTAHKPRRTAPRGRYARMRAGRPDMPGRTGPPAVAGRWSLAVVPAPDPTRRAHARAEAFLERHGVLTRGALDTERVTGGFSGVYRVLRAMEESGQVVRGYVVEGLGAAQFAARGAVDRLRALSRPAGQEHEGAPEAVVLAAADPAQPYGAALDWPDPLGGGRHRPGRKSGALVVLVDGVPALYVERGGRSLLSFTEEEAPLRAAAQALGRAVRDGWLGQLAVQRADGEVALGSRLAGVLQDAGFRATPKGLRLRA; encoded by the coding sequence ATGGTTGCCGTGGACGTCCTGGACCGCTTCTCCCCCGCCACCCGGCAGTGGTTCGCCGGGGCCTTCGCCGCGCCCACCGAGGCGCAGGCCGGTGCGTGGGAGGCGGCGGCCGCGGGCGAGCACGCGCTGGTCGTGGCCCCGACCGGTTCCGGCAAGACGCTGGCGGCGTTCCTGTGGGCGCTGGACCGGCTGGCCTCGTCCGAGGCGCCCGAAGACCCCCAGCGGCGCTGCCGCGTCCTCTACGTCTCCCCCCTCAAGGCGCTGGCCGTGGACGTGGAGCGGAACCTGCGGGCGCCGCTGGCGGGCATCCGGCAGGCCGCGCACCGGCTGTCGCTGCCCGAGCCCGGCACCACCGTGGGCATGCGCACCGGCGACACCCCGGCGGACGTGCGGCGGGCGTTCGCCAGGACCCCGCCGGACGTGCTGGTCACCACGCCCGAGTCGCTGTTCCTGGTGCTCACCTCGGCGGCGCGGGAGTCGCTGCGCGGCGTGGAGACCGTGATCGTCGACGAGGTCCACGCGGTGGCGGGCACCAAGCGCGGCGCGCACCTGGCGCTGTCCCTGGAGCGGCTGGACGCGCTGCTGGAGCGGCCCGCCCAGCGGATCGGGCTGTCCGCGACGGTGCGCCCGGTCGAGGAGGTCGGCGCGTTCCTGGCGGGCGGGCGGCCGGTGTCGGTCGTGCAGCCGGGGACGGCCAAGACGATCGAGGTGCGGGTCGAGGTCCCGGTCGAGGACATGTCGGTGCTCGGCGAGCCGACCGGCGAGGTGTCCGGGTCGGCGGCGGGCGCGGAGCGGCGGGCCTCGATCTGGCCCGCGGTGGAGCAGCGGGTGCTGGAACTGGTGCGGCGGCACCGGTCGACGATCGTGTTCGCCAACTCGCGGCGGCTGGCCGAGCGGCTCACCGCCCGGCTCAACGAGCTGGCCGAGGAGGAGGCGGAGGGGGTGCCCGGGCTGGACGGGTTCGCCGACCAGGCGCCCGGGCCGGACCGGTTCCCCGCCGAAACACCCGGTCAGTCCGGCATCACCACCCAGCGCACGGCCACCGTCGCCCGCGCCCACCACGGCTCGATGTCGCGCGAGCAGCGGATCGCCGTGGAGGAGGAGCTGAAGTCCGGCCGGCTGCCGTGCGTGGTGGCCACGTCGTCGCTGGAGCTGGGCATCGACATGGGCGCGGTCGACCTGGTGGTGCAGGTCGAGGCACCGCCGACGGTCGCGTCCGGGCTCCAGCGGGTCGGCCGCGCCGGGCACCAGGTCGGCGCGGTGTCGCGCGGGGTGGTGTTCCCCAAGTTCCGGGGCGACCTGGTGTCGTGCGCGGTGGTCGCGGAGCGGATGCGGGACGGCGCGATCGAGGCCGTGCGCTACCCGCGCAACCCGCTGGACGTGCTGGCGCAGCACGTGGTGGCCATGGTGGCGATGGAACCGTGGACGGTGGAGGCGCTGGCCGGGCTGGTGCGGCGGGCCGCGCCGTTCGCGGCGCTGCCGGAGTCGGCCCTGCAGGCCGTGCTGGACATGCTGGCGGGCCGGTACCCGAGCGAGGAGTTCGGCGAGCTGCGGCCCCGGATCACCTGGGACCGGATCAGCGGCGAGCTGCGCGGGCGGCCGGGCGCGCAGCGGCTGGCGGTGACCTCGGGCGGCACCATCCCCGACCGGGGGCTGTTCGCGGTGATGACGCCCGCGTCCGAGGACCGCCCCGGCTCGCGGGTGGGCGAGCTGGACGAGGAGATGGTCTACGAGTCGCGGGTGGGCGACACGTTCCTGCTCGGCACGTCGTCGTGGCGGGTCGAGGACATCACCCACGACCGGGTGATCGTGGTGCCCGCGCCCGGGCAGCCCGCGCGGATGCCGTTCTGGAAGGGCGACGCGCCGGGGCGGCCGCTGGAGCTGGGGCGCGCGCTGGGCAGGTTCCTGCGCGAGGTGTCCGCCGCGGACGCCGCCGAGGCCGAGGCGCGGACCGCGGCGGCCGGCCTGGACGCGTGGGCCAGGTCGAACCTGCTGACCTACCTGGCCGAGCAGCGCGAGGCGACGCGGCACGTGCCCAACGACCGGACCGTGCTGGTGGAGCGGTTCCGGGACGAGCTGGGCGACTGGCGGCTGGTGGTGCACTCGCCGTTCGGGGCGCAGGTCAACGCGCCGTGGGCGCTGGCGATCGCGGCGCGGCTGCGGGAGCGGCGCGGGATCGAGGTGCGGGCCGCGCACTCCGACGACGGGATCGTGGTGCGGCTGCCGGACGCGGTGGACGCCGACGGCGCGCCGGTGGTGGTCGGCGCCGAGGACGTGCTGCTCGACCCGGACGAGGTCGAGCAGGTCGTGGTGGCCGAGGTGGGCGGGTCGGCGCTGTTCGCGGCGCGGTTCCGGGAGTGCGCGGCGCGGTCGCTGCTGCTGCCCCGGCGCGACCCGCGGCGGCGGACGCCGCTGTGGCAGCAGCGGCAGCGGGCGGCGCAGCTGCTGTCGGTGGCGGCGAAGTACGAGAGCTTCCCGGTGGTGCTGGAGGCGATGCGCGAGTGCCTGCAGGACGTCTACGACGTGCCCGGCCTGCGCGAGCTGATGACCGACGTGCGGGCGCGGCGCGTGCGGGTGGTGGAGGTGGAGACGCCCGCGCCGTCGCCGTTCGCGCGCAGCCTGCTGTTCGGGTACGTCGGGATGTTCCTCTACGAGGAGGACGCGCCGCTGGCCGAGCGGCGGGCCGCGGCGCTGTCGCTGGACTCGGCGCTGTTGGCCGAGCTGCTGGGGTCCGAGGCGATCCGCGAGCTGCTGGACCCGGAGGTGGTCGAGGAGGTCGAGCGCAACCTCCAGCGGCTCGCGCCGGACCGGCACGCGCGCGACGTCGAGGGCGCGGCCGACCTGCTGCGGTTCCTGGGCGACCTGTCCGAGGCCGAGGCGGCCGAGCGGGGCGTGCGGCCGGAGTGGCTGGCGGAGCTGGTGGCGCGGCGGCGGGCGATCCGGGTGCGGATCGCGGGCGACGAGCGGGTGATCGGCATCGAGGACGCGGGCCGGGTGCGCGACGCGCTGGGCGTGGCGCTGCCGGTCGGCGTGCCCGAGGCGTTCACCGAGCCGGTGGCCGACCCGCTGGGCGACCTGCTGGGCCGGTACGCGCGCACGCACGGGCCGTTCCCCGCGGCGCAGGCGGCCGAGCGGTTCGGGTTGGGCGTCGCGGTGGTGACGGCGGTGCTGGAGCGGATGGCGGGCACCGGCCGGCTGGTGCGCGGCGAGCTGCGGCCGGCGGGCACGCAGACCGAGTTCTGCGACGCGGAGGTGCTGCGCCGCCTGCGGCGGGCGTCGCTGGCGCGGCTGCGCGCCGAGGTGGAGCCGGTGGAGCCCGCGGCGCTGGGCCGCTTCCTGCCCGGCTGGCACGGCGTCGGCAGGCGCCTGCGCGGCGCGCCGACCGCGGACGACGTGTACGCGGTGGTCGAGCAGCTGGCCGGCGCGCCGCTGCCCGCGAGCGCGGTGGAGTCGCTGGTCCTGCCCGCGCGGCTGCCCGGCTACCACCCGGCGCTGCTCGACGAGCTGACCGCGGCGGGCGAGGTGACCTGGACCGGCTGCGGTTCCCTGGCCGGCGGCGACGGCTGGGTCGCCCTGGCCCCGACCGACGTGGCCGACCTGCTGCTGCCGGACCTGGTGCCGGAGGCCGCGCCCGACTCGCCGCTGCACCGGGCCGTGGTGGAGGCGCTGGCCGGCGGCGCGCTGTTCTTCCGGCAGGTCGTCGACCGGGTGTCCCTCCAGGGGCCCACCACCGACCCCGAGGTCGTCGGCGCCCTGTGGGACCTGGTGTGGGCGGGCGTGGTCACCAACGACACCCTGGCGCCGCTGCGGGCGCTGGTCGCGGGCGGCGGCACGGCGCACAAACCGCGCCGGACCGCGCCGCGCGGCCGGTACGCGCGCATGCGCGCGGGCAGGCCGGACATGCCCGGCCGGACCGGCCCGCCGGCGGTCGCCGGCCGCTGGTCCCTGGCCGTCGTGCCCGCGCCCGACCCGACCCGGCGGGCCCACGCGCGGGCCGAGGCGTTCCTGGAGCGGCACGGCGTGCTCACCCGCGGCGCCCTGGACACCGAACGCGTGACCGGCGGCTTCAGCGGCGTGTACCGGGTGCTGCGGGCGATGGAGGAGTCCGGGCAGGTGGTGCGCGGGTACGTGGTCGAGGGCCTGGGCGCGGCGCAGTTCGCCGCCCGGGGCGCGGTGGACCGGCTGCGCGCGCTGTCCCGCCCGGCAGGCCAGGAGCACGAGGGCGCGCCGGAGGCCGTGGTGCTGGCCGCCGCCGACCCGGCGCAGCCCTACGGCGCGGCCCTGGACTGGCCCGACCCGCTGGGCGGGGGCAGGCACCGGCCGGGGCGCAAGTCCGGGGCGCTCGTGGTGCTGGTCGACGGGGTGCCGGCGCTGTACGTGGAGCGGGGTGGTCGGTCGCTGCTGTCGTTCACCGAGGAGGAGGCACCGCTGCGGGCGGCCGCGCAGGCGCTGGGCCGCGCCGTGCGGGACGGCTGGCTGGGGCAGTTGGCGGTGCAGCGGGCGGACGGCGAGGTGGCGCTGGGCTCGCGGCTGGCGGGCGTGCTCCAGGACGCCGGGTTCCGCGCCACGCCGAAGGGGTTGCGGCTGCGGGCTTAG